In Anseongella ginsenosidimutans, one genomic interval encodes:
- a CDS encoding TonB-dependent receptor plug domain-containing protein has protein sequence MKLLIYNAFILFIAAASTASAQVSDSSGTLPEKAITGTPLEKAVKVLEQQLSQRPQEKVYLHFDKPYYAAGDDIWFRAYLVNAATHVPSDLSRIIYVELIGPADTIVQRLALKKDQGNFNGSFQLSDALPGGHYRVRAYTSWMRNFGEEFFFRKNIMIGNSLLSNLQARIEYEVDRDSSPPEITALIRFLDGNGKPAAGREVSYEHVLIGKPKSLKTATTNEQGIIRISVPYNESSLYPNKYIRTSINFDGLPFVKDFFLPSFKVDTDLRFFPEGGELIAGVPNIVAFKAIDASGLGVGVKGVIRDEEGKKITEFESVHRGMGKFVLTPLPGQDYTAGISLPGGGTREYPLPEVQEEGYLLTIRPADSVIRVSIAASSARLRNRPVFLLGESRGQPYYAAQAVLEKSLYQASVPIADFPGGIARFTLFDMAGIPVAERLVFIPPRDQLDISIRPDQAVYGAREKVQLQVQVKDASGKPVKGEFSISITDASVVDSNTVPGILAGLLLNGDLKGYIEDPAWYFNPASGERQAALDLLMLTQGWRRFEWKNILDGRLQEIAYPLELGFETLGRVYSDSGDPLPHARVIMLAGDRKEGFAAEDTADAAGRFRFSGYEFPDSTRVLIQARNEKGRRFGEIEIQEDWPRVHFQRERFPPNIRDSMDAYLALSKEAFTIEREKLGLTSILLDPVEVVAQEKAPNSTGLHSYADNIITAEDITRMGSPSSIYDILRGRVPGLQVIGNRIVIRGINTFYGNTDPLVVVDGVRSMDAGILGMINPYDVASIEILKGPNAAIYGMGAANGVIVINTKRGEYEPRGAYERRGVISFFPQGYHVAREFYVPKYNVPKNLRDKTPDLRSTIYWNGDVRTGSDGSASLSFYAADRPAPYMVIMEGISADGKPGQVKTFLKRE, from the coding sequence GTGAAGTTGCTCATTTACAATGCGTTTATACTTTTCATCGCAGCGGCTTCCACCGCTTCCGCACAAGTAAGCGACAGTTCCGGAACGCTGCCGGAAAAAGCAATTACGGGCACCCCGCTGGAAAAAGCGGTAAAGGTGCTGGAACAACAACTTAGTCAACGCCCGCAGGAAAAAGTCTACCTTCATTTCGACAAACCTTATTATGCTGCCGGGGACGATATCTGGTTCCGGGCCTACCTCGTAAATGCCGCCACACATGTACCTTCAGATCTCAGCAGGATCATATACGTGGAACTCATCGGGCCCGCCGACACCATTGTGCAAAGGCTGGCGCTCAAAAAAGACCAGGGAAATTTTAACGGCAGTTTTCAGCTTTCAGACGCCCTCCCGGGCGGACATTACCGTGTGAGGGCCTATACAAGCTGGATGCGCAATTTCGGGGAAGAGTTTTTCTTCCGGAAAAATATCATGATTGGCAACAGTCTTTTATCCAACCTGCAAGCCCGCATTGAATACGAGGTGGACCGGGACAGCAGCCCGCCGGAAATAACCGCACTGATCCGGTTCCTTGACGGAAACGGAAAGCCGGCAGCCGGCAGGGAGGTAAGCTATGAACATGTGCTGATCGGCAAACCAAAGTCGCTGAAAACCGCCACTACCAATGAACAGGGGATCATCCGCATATCCGTTCCATATAATGAAAGTTCCTTGTATCCCAATAAATATATCCGTACCAGCATTAACTTTGACGGACTTCCCTTTGTGAAAGACTTTTTTCTGCCTTCTTTTAAAGTAGATACTGACCTGCGTTTCTTCCCGGAAGGAGGCGAGCTGATCGCCGGCGTTCCCAATATTGTTGCCTTCAAAGCCATTGATGCCAGCGGCCTGGGAGTCGGGGTAAAGGGGGTGATCCGGGATGAAGAAGGCAAAAAGATCACGGAATTTGAAAGCGTTCACCGCGGAATGGGAAAGTTCGTACTCACTCCACTGCCGGGTCAAGACTACACAGCGGGCATTTCTCTTCCCGGCGGCGGAACCCGGGAATATCCGCTGCCGGAAGTTCAGGAAGAGGGGTACTTGCTGACCATCCGGCCCGCTGACAGCGTTATCCGGGTAAGCATTGCCGCATCTTCCGCCAGGCTGCGTAACAGGCCGGTCTTTCTGCTGGGGGAAAGCCGGGGCCAGCCTTACTATGCCGCGCAGGCCGTACTGGAAAAATCCCTTTACCAGGCCAGTGTTCCCATCGCGGACTTTCCCGGCGGAATTGCCCGGTTCACCCTATTCGACATGGCTGGAATACCGGTAGCTGAACGGCTTGTGTTTATTCCGCCCCGGGATCAGCTGGACATCAGCATCCGCCCTGATCAGGCCGTTTACGGAGCCAGGGAAAAGGTACAGCTGCAGGTACAGGTGAAAGACGCCTCGGGGAAGCCGGTAAAAGGGGAGTTTTCCATCAGCATTACCGATGCTTCCGTTGTGGATTCAAACACCGTTCCCGGCATCCTGGCCGGGCTGCTGCTTAACGGGGATCTCAAAGGTTATATTGAGGACCCCGCCTGGTACTTTAACCCGGCCAGCGGGGAAAGGCAAGCCGCCCTGGACCTGCTGATGCTAACGCAGGGATGGCGTCGTTTTGAATGGAAAAACATATTGGATGGCCGGCTTCAGGAAATCGCCTATCCCCTTGAGCTGGGGTTTGAAACCTTGGGAAGAGTATATTCCGACTCCGGCGATCCCCTGCCTCATGCCCGGGTGATCATGCTTGCAGGTGACCGGAAAGAAGGTTTTGCCGCCGAAGACACCGCGGATGCGGCCGGGCGGTTCCGTTTCTCCGGCTACGAGTTTCCCGACAGTACGAGAGTGCTTATCCAGGCAAGAAATGAAAAAGGACGCCGGTTCGGGGAAATTGAAATACAGGAAGACTGGCCCCGCGTTCACTTTCAGCGGGAGCGTTTTCCGCCGAATATCCGGGACAGCATGGACGCCTACCTGGCGCTAAGTAAGGAGGCATTTACTATTGAAAGGGAAAAATTGGGATTAACGAGCATCCTGCTTGATCCTGTGGAAGTGGTAGCCCAGGAAAAAGCGCCGAATTCCACGGGACTGCATTCCTATGCAGACAATATCATTACCGCCGAAGACATCACCCGCATGGGAAGCCCTTCCAGCATCTATGATATTCTCCGGGGCCGCGTTCCGGGGCTGCAAGTAATCGGCAACCGGATCGTGATCAGGGGCATCAATACTTTTTACGGCAATACCGACCCCCTGGTTGTAGTAGACGGCGTCAGAAGCATGGATGCCGGCATCCTGGGGATGATCAATCCCTATGATGTGGCCTCCATTGAAATCCTTAAAGGCCCTAATGCCGCCATATATGGCATGGGGGCCGCCAACGGCGTTATCGTAATCAATACAAAAAGAGGGGAATATGAGCCCAGGGGAGCGTACGAACGCAGAGGCGTCATCTCCTTTTTCCCGCAGGGCTACCATGTGGCGCGCGAGTTCTATGTACCCAAATACAATGTTCCTAAGAACCTCCGGGATAAAACACCTGACCTGAGAAGCACCATTTATTGGAACGGCGACGTACGTACCGGCAGCGACGGTTCGGCTAGCCTGAGCTTTTACGCGGCGGACCGCCCAGCTCCTTATATGGTCATCATGGAGGGCATTTCCGCGGACGGAAAACCGGGGCAGGTAAAAACTTTCCTGAAAAGGGAATAA
- a CDS encoding sigma-54-dependent transcriptional regulator, which yields MATILLVEDDTTFSQLLEGFLKKHDHHVEVKNTVKQGISALEKNTYELLLLDYRLPDGNGLEVLKAAREKDPPPPAIIMTSFNDVRTAVKAIRMGAFDYITKPVNPEELLLVLNEALRKKEQREPTGRAASFDFIRGKGAVSNKLYEYLELVAPTDIAVILQGESGTGKEYAARTIHMLSKRAGKPFIAIDCGALSKELASSELFGHVKGAFTGALQDKKGQFEAASGGTLFLDEVGNLSYEVQVKLLRALQEKIIQPVGGNTPVRTDVRIIAATNDDLLQNVEKGTFREDLYHRLNEFKIDVPSLRERGGSDLTLFSNHFTAQAAAELGKEIKGLSEEVREIFSHYDWPGNLRELRNVTRRMVLLASGEIAGRETLPEEMTIQPDQHQSHLPPVGTDLKSLKEANEKEHILKVLEETRYNKSLAAKMLNIDRTTLYNKMAKYGISL from the coding sequence ATGGCCACAATTTTGCTCGTTGAGGATGATACCACATTTTCTCAGCTACTGGAAGGCTTCCTGAAAAAACATGATCATCATGTGGAAGTCAAAAACACCGTAAAACAGGGAATTTCCGCCCTTGAAAAGAATACATACGAGCTGCTCCTGCTTGATTACCGTCTGCCGGACGGGAACGGCCTGGAAGTGCTGAAAGCAGCGCGTGAAAAAGACCCTCCCCCTCCTGCCATCATTATGACCAGCTTTAATGATGTCCGGACAGCCGTTAAGGCCATTCGCATGGGCGCTTTTGATTATATTACCAAACCGGTGAACCCCGAGGAATTATTGCTGGTATTGAATGAGGCCCTCCGGAAAAAAGAACAGCGGGAGCCTACCGGAAGGGCCGCATCCTTTGACTTTATCCGGGGAAAAGGCGCCGTATCCAACAAATTATACGAATACCTGGAGCTGGTGGCCCCTACCGATATCGCTGTCATACTGCAGGGAGAAAGCGGGACCGGAAAAGAATATGCGGCACGCACCATACACATGCTGAGCAAACGGGCCGGTAAACCATTTATCGCCATAGACTGCGGAGCCCTGTCAAAAGAACTAGCCTCCAGTGAGCTGTTCGGCCATGTGAAAGGCGCCTTTACCGGCGCGCTGCAGGATAAAAAGGGGCAGTTTGAGGCCGCCTCCGGCGGAACCCTGTTCCTGGATGAGGTAGGGAACCTGAGTTACGAGGTCCAGGTAAAGCTCTTACGCGCCCTGCAGGAAAAAATAATTCAGCCCGTAGGCGGCAATACTCCCGTAAGAACTGACGTCCGCATTATTGCCGCTACCAATGATGACCTGCTGCAAAACGTGGAAAAAGGGACGTTCCGGGAAGATCTTTATCACCGGTTGAACGAGTTCAAAATAGACGTCCCTTCACTAAGGGAACGGGGCGGCAGCGATCTTACTCTCTTTAGCAATCATTTTACCGCTCAGGCGGCCGCGGAACTCGGCAAGGAAATCAAAGGGCTGTCGGAAGAAGTAAGGGAGATCTTCAGCCATTACGACTGGCCGGGAAATCTCCGGGAATTAAGGAACGTTACCAGGAGAATGGTCCTGCTGGCAAGCGGCGAAATAGCCGGCAGGGAAACGCTCCCCGAGGAAATGACCATTCAGCCGGATCAGCATCAGTCTCACCTCCCGCCCGTGGGAACAGATCTGAAAAGCCTGAAAGAAGCCAACGAAAAGGAACACATCCTGAAAGTGCTGGAAGAAACCAGGTACAATAAAAGCCTGGCAGCAAAAATGCTGAACATAGACCGCACCACGCTCTATAACAAAATGGCCAAATACGGGATCTCGCTTTAA
- a CDS encoding ATP-binding protein, which produces MAYPESSTFIRSVKGKVIIAFLVGCIALGLAWGFSRVAFREMMKRVEQLSSPDERLRMVNDLFLDITQLSQSQRMQALLEHKTSLKAISDESEPLIAKLDSLRQFYINNPGQVHRIDSMKDILRERDRLFINYVKVRSGLISGEVLADQMQSLSGLINNTASQIDSTVITTEKKVSTTTVYPTDSLQAAPREPTGLLGRIFGKKKEVEEAMSGRSGEADTALQPRKIIDEVINIKIDTLALAKQDSLIQAVEELMNDIREDQRIRSARFVNREIELLNAGNVLVNEMLGILQEMEQEALQQTELSNAQARQVIHDSIRRVVITMLVFFLITGVLVYLILTDIAKSSTYQEQLEAAKEEAEYHSMAKQRFLSNMSHELRTPLQSIIGYADLLRQQERPDKSDVEAIYRSSGHLLQVVNEVLDYNRIISGNFTFRNEVVNLRELLEEVIAVIRSQAAGKSLRLLSNIDLRGPGLILADPFRLKQILYNLLGNAVKFTDEGQVSLTVTDEPLGRKSRLTFRVADTGVGIPKEDLSRIFQQYEQGGGVSKQPGTGLGLHIVSILAGKMGGTILVNSEPGKGSVFTLNLKFEVAGTILPDTSEKKAPSTGYRGKVWVVDDDQLILEWCRAVFKKHGVRHHCFNLPQEVLHAAWDKEVDIVLVDIRMPVIDGPELCRRLRERIPENVKIFALTAQALPDEQETVLQQGFDGVLMKPFREADLLKLLEGEQTIAPAVQAGEPFMDLSSLEAMTFGDKEEIRKILDRFVEDTGKDISQIYHSIELSDKEKLLLLLHRMAGRTAQIGAKNLAAQFRITEISLRAKSSLEDAHKKEISSLMQEMTALVKNIPLN; this is translated from the coding sequence ATGGCTTATCCAGAAAGCAGCACGTTTATTCGTTCGGTAAAAGGAAAGGTAATTATTGCCTTTCTCGTGGGCTGTATTGCCCTGGGGCTTGCCTGGGGATTCAGCCGGGTTGCTTTCCGGGAAATGATGAAACGGGTGGAACAACTTTCGTCGCCGGATGAACGCCTTCGCATGGTGAACGATCTCTTCCTGGACATTACCCAGTTGAGCCAGTCGCAGAGAATGCAGGCTTTGCTGGAACATAAAACCTCCCTGAAGGCCATTTCTGATGAATCGGAACCGCTGATCGCCAAGCTGGATTCGCTGCGCCAATTTTATATAAACAACCCCGGGCAGGTACACCGGATCGACTCCATGAAGGACATTTTGCGTGAGCGGGATCGTCTATTTATCAATTATGTAAAAGTACGGAGCGGCCTGATCAGCGGAGAAGTACTGGCCGACCAGATGCAGTCGCTTTCCGGCCTCATTAATAACACAGCTTCGCAGATAGACAGCACGGTCATCACGACAGAAAAGAAAGTGTCTACCACGACCGTTTATCCCACAGATTCCCTGCAGGCAGCTCCGCGCGAGCCTACCGGCTTGCTGGGCAGGATCTTCGGCAAGAAAAAAGAAGTGGAAGAAGCGATGTCCGGCAGGAGCGGGGAGGCGGATACGGCCCTTCAACCCAGGAAGATCATAGACGAGGTGATCAATATTAAAATTGATACCCTTGCGCTGGCCAAGCAGGACAGCCTGATCCAGGCCGTCGAAGAGCTGATGAACGATATCCGGGAGGATCAGCGCATCCGGAGCGCACGCTTTGTAAACAGGGAAATTGAATTGCTGAATGCCGGTAACGTACTCGTAAACGAAATGCTGGGCATCCTCCAGGAGATGGAACAGGAGGCGCTTCAGCAAACCGAACTCAGCAATGCCCAGGCCCGGCAGGTTATTCATGACAGTATCCGCAGGGTGGTGATCACCATGCTGGTGTTCTTCCTGATCACCGGCGTACTGGTTTATCTTATTCTTACTGATATCGCCAAAAGCAGCACCTACCAGGAGCAGCTGGAGGCGGCAAAGGAAGAAGCGGAATACCATAGCATGGCGAAGCAGCGCTTCCTTTCCAATATGAGCCATGAACTCAGGACCCCCCTTCAATCCATTATTGGCTATGCGGACCTGCTTCGGCAGCAGGAACGTCCCGATAAAAGCGATGTGGAAGCCATTTACAGGTCTTCGGGGCATTTGCTCCAGGTGGTAAACGAGGTGCTTGATTATAACAGGATCATTTCAGGGAATTTTACGTTCCGCAACGAGGTGGTCAATCTGCGGGAATTGCTGGAGGAAGTGATCGCTGTGATACGCAGCCAGGCGGCCGGCAAATCGCTCCGCCTCTTGTCGAATATAGATTTAAGAGGGCCCGGACTGATCCTTGCCGACCCTTTCCGCCTGAAACAGATCTTATACAACCTGCTGGGCAATGCGGTCAAGTTCACCGATGAGGGCCAGGTAAGCCTTACCGTTACCGATGAGCCGCTGGGGAGGAAGAGCCGGCTTACGTTCAGGGTGGCGGATACGGGAGTTGGTATCCCGAAAGAAGACCTAAGCCGGATCTTCCAGCAGTACGAGCAGGGAGGCGGCGTTTCGAAACAACCAGGCACGGGCCTGGGACTGCATATTGTGAGCATTCTTGCAGGTAAGATGGGAGGGACTATCCTGGTCAACAGCGAGCCGGGAAAAGGTTCTGTGTTTACCCTTAACCTGAAATTTGAAGTTGCCGGTACGATCCTACCGGATACAAGCGAGAAGAAAGCCCCTTCTACGGGATATCGCGGCAAGGTATGGGTAGTAGATGACGACCAGCTTATCCTGGAATGGTGCAGGGCGGTGTTTAAAAAACACGGGGTCAGGCACCACTGTTTCAACCTTCCGCAGGAAGTATTGCATGCTGCCTGGGATAAGGAGGTGGATATTGTCCTGGTGGATATCCGCATGCCGGTGATCGACGGCCCCGAATTATGCCGGCGGCTAAGGGAAAGGATCCCGGAGAATGTGAAGATCTTTGCCCTGACTGCACAGGCACTGCCCGACGAGCAGGAAACTGTCCTGCAGCAGGGCTTTGACGGAGTCCTTATGAAACCTTTCCGGGAAGCAGACTTGCTGAAACTGCTGGAAGGGGAACAAACAATAGCTCCGGCTGTGCAGGCCGGGGAACCGTTCATGGACCTTTCTTCCCTGGAAGCAATGACCTTTGGCGACAAGGAGGAAATCCGGAAGATCCTCGACCGTTTTGTGGAGGACACAGGCAAGGATATCAGCCAGATCTATCATTCCATAGAACTATCCGACAAAGAAAAATTACTGTTGCTGCTGCACCGGATGGCCGGCCGTACCGCCCAGATCGGGGCAAAGAATTTGGCGGCGCAATTCAGGATCACGGAGATATCACTGCGGGCGAAAAGCTCGCTGGAAGATGCGCATAAGAAGGAGATCAGTTCCTTAATGCAGGAGATGACCGCCCTGGTGAAAAATATACCGCTTAATTAA
- a CDS encoding UDP-2,3-diacylglucosamine diphosphatase: MAIKKKIYFASDFHLGTPTHEKSREREDRIVRWLDSIRDDAAAIYLLGDIFDFWFEYKTVIPKGFIRLQGKLAEISDSGTPLFLFTGNHDMWMFDYFRQELGVEIYREPIVREFSGKKFCIGHGDGLGPGDRRYKFLKKFFNSPLCQWLFARLHPNLGFGIAQGWSRSSRAANDQKEQFLGPEKEWLVIYAREVLEKTHFDYFIFGHRHLPLDIQLAPGIRYVNLGDWLHYNSYAVFDGEELRLEYFTEREPTHFSSAVDRKN, from the coding sequence TTGGCTATAAAAAAGAAAATATACTTCGCATCTGACTTCCACCTGGGCACTCCTACGCATGAAAAGAGCCGGGAAAGGGAAGACCGGATTGTCCGCTGGCTGGACAGCATCCGGGACGATGCAGCGGCAATTTACCTGCTGGGCGACATTTTTGATTTCTGGTTCGAATACAAAACCGTGATCCCTAAAGGATTTATCCGCCTCCAGGGGAAACTCGCGGAGATCAGCGACAGCGGCACTCCCCTCTTCCTTTTTACGGGTAATCATGATATGTGGATGTTTGATTACTTCAGACAAGAACTGGGGGTGGAAATTTACCGGGAACCCATCGTCAGGGAATTCAGCGGAAAAAAGTTCTGCATCGGGCATGGGGATGGGCTGGGGCCTGGCGACAGGCGATATAAATTCCTTAAAAAATTCTTCAACAGCCCCCTGTGCCAATGGCTGTTTGCCCGCCTTCATCCCAACCTGGGTTTTGGGATCGCACAGGGCTGGTCCCGCAGCAGCAGGGCAGCCAACGATCAGAAGGAACAGTTCCTGGGTCCGGAAAAAGAATGGCTGGTGATCTACGCCAGGGAAGTCCTTGAAAAAACGCATTTTGATTACTTTATTTTCGGCCACCGGCACCTGCCGCTGGATATTCAGCTGGCTCCCGGCATCCGCTACGTCAACCTGGGCGATTGGCTTCATTATAATTCTTACGCGGTATTTGACGGAGAAGAGCTGAGGCTGGAATACTTTACCGAACGGGAGCCCACACACTTCTCCAGCGCGGTTGACAGGAAGAACTGA
- a CDS encoding glycoside hydrolase family 15 protein — MQQHYYQTGLIGNCAYLAHIHKNTNVSWMCWPRFDSSFIFGNMLDEQKGGEFSLLPYGKYSSVQYYEENTNVLCTEITCEEGRYRITDIAPRFRQYERYFRPLMLIRKIEPLEGTPRVRAICKPVAGYGQKELKPNRGSSHIDYHGMEETVRLTTNIPINYILEEQFIVLNETKYMVLTYGSPLEAPLESTSEDFLRKTVLYWRRWVKHTTIAEFHQQEVIRSSLVLKIHQYEDTGAIIAASTTSLPEFDQSGRTWDYRYCWLRDTFYVLTAFNHIGHFEEMERYFHYMADISVRHVERYQPLYTVTGGDKLDEKFLDLEGYMGNQPVRIGNQASEHIQNDIYGQVLISLLPLYVDKRFALSERTNSYDWISNTLLKMERIVNEADAGLWEFRNLSQVHCYTNLFHWAGASAAYKIACFIGKEDLKNRALKLKEQAAANIEKCYDPARKVYQQAIGTQHLDASTLQLIMMHYLDPASAKARDHLAALEQSLKAPNGLFFRYKHMDDFGKPESTFLISAFWHVEALACVGRVDEAIKSFENLMKYSNHLGLFSEDVHYETGSQWGNFPQAYSHVGLMNAAYRIARKLDQPNFF, encoded by the coding sequence ATGCAACAGCATTATTATCAGACCGGTCTTATAGGAAATTGCGCATATCTTGCCCATATTCATAAAAACACTAATGTCTCCTGGATGTGCTGGCCCCGCTTCGACAGCAGCTTCATTTTCGGGAATATGCTTGACGAGCAGAAAGGGGGCGAATTCTCCCTGCTGCCCTACGGCAAGTATTCTTCGGTGCAGTATTACGAGGAAAACACCAATGTACTTTGCACGGAGATCACGTGCGAGGAAGGCCGTTACCGGATCACGGACATAGCTCCCCGTTTCCGACAATACGAACGCTATTTCAGGCCGCTGATGCTGATCAGGAAAATAGAACCCCTGGAAGGGACGCCCCGCGTGCGGGCCATTTGCAAACCGGTGGCCGGATACGGGCAGAAAGAACTAAAACCAAACCGGGGAAGCAGCCACATCGACTACCACGGAATGGAGGAAACCGTACGGCTTACCACTAATATTCCGATCAATTACATCCTGGAAGAACAGTTCATCGTGCTGAATGAAACCAAGTACATGGTACTTACCTACGGAAGCCCCCTGGAGGCTCCTCTTGAAAGCACCTCGGAGGATTTCCTGCGAAAGACCGTTCTTTACTGGCGCCGCTGGGTAAAACACACCACTATTGCTGAATTTCATCAGCAGGAGGTGATCCGCTCTTCCCTGGTATTGAAGATCCACCAGTACGAAGATACCGGCGCCATTATCGCTGCGAGTACGACCAGCCTCCCGGAATTTGACCAAAGCGGGAGAACATGGGACTACCGCTATTGCTGGCTCAGGGATACTTTTTATGTACTCACCGCTTTTAACCATATCGGGCATTTTGAAGAAATGGAAAGGTACTTCCATTACATGGCGGATATTTCCGTGCGTCATGTGGAGCGGTACCAACCCCTTTACACGGTAACCGGCGGCGATAAGCTGGACGAAAAATTCCTTGATCTGGAAGGGTACATGGGCAACCAGCCGGTCCGGATCGGGAACCAGGCCAGCGAGCATATCCAAAATGATATCTACGGCCAGGTCCTTATTTCCCTTTTGCCTTTATATGTGGATAAACGCTTTGCGCTTTCTGAACGGACCAATTCATATGATTGGATCAGCAATACGCTTCTTAAAATGGAAAGGATCGTCAACGAAGCGGACGCGGGCCTGTGGGAGTTCCGGAACCTGAGCCAGGTACATTGCTATACCAACCTCTTTCATTGGGCCGGTGCATCAGCGGCTTATAAGATTGCCTGTTTTATCGGGAAGGAAGATCTTAAGAACCGCGCATTGAAGCTGAAAGAACAGGCAGCGGCGAATATTGAAAAATGTTATGATCCCGCCCGGAAAGTTTACCAGCAGGCTATCGGGACCCAGCACCTGGATGCCAGCACCCTGCAGCTGATCATGATGCACTACCTGGACCCCGCTTCCGCCAAAGCCAGGGACCATCTGGCAGCCCTGGAGCAGAGTTTGAAAGCGCCCAACGGCCTGTTTTTCCGGTACAAGCATATGGACGACTTCGGCAAGCCGGAATCCACCTTCCTGATCAGCGCATTCTGGCATGTGGAAGCGCTGGCCTGTGTAGGCCGGGTTGACGAGGCCATTAAATCCTTTGAGAACCTGATGAAATACAGCAATCACCTGGGCCTATTCAGCGAGGATGTGCATTATGAAACCGGCAGCCAGTGGGGAAACTTCCCGCAGGCCTATAGCCACGTGGGCTTAATGAACGCCGCCTATCGCATTGCGCGGAAGCTGGATCAGCCGAATTTCTTTTAG